In a genomic window of Streptomyces koelreuteriae:
- a CDS encoding sensor histidine kinase has product MSRRTGARRRLGSIRLSLWLLALVPSVTLAAMWGVTTIQMFSEGLRLRDQTELSRSTGAMGTDATLALQRERSLSAAWLASPHGSRTALDAQREETDKAVAKLVGQADAIEKAPARISDRLYSVLGSVGSLEYYRDQVDDPTDITPQQALDQYSSIIDDQIHAFQELSQVDDGDLTSQAGPLVALEHAAELVSREDAQLTLAWPSGHLDDKAWVQYAELVNTRRWLVQDQVVPQLTGEAKARTERILASPEWRTLESIEDQVLAARNSSADADRIALPDAQKRWNAAMDKLSAHYASLIEQQTTGLLERSADKADGTLIKAASLSAGGLLALLLCVGMSWRITRSLSRRLRGLRLATLSLAEERLPDVVARLERGETVDPESATTPLDYGHDELGQVAQAFNTAQRTAVHTAVELADTRRGFQKVILGIARQSQNLVNLQLSKLDALEREHSDPDILKGLYELDSTASQLRRYEENLVIVSGERPGRSWAEPVALMDILRSAVGEVAEYQRVDVHTEEEVYVAPPAVADVIHLLAELIDNATAYSPAPSPVTVRAGMVAKGLAVEVEDRGLGMSEEDYASFNEQLAVPPQFDVVALADDLRLGMFVIAQLAHRHGITATLRLSPYGGTTAIVLIPHDIVVRETPSPEQDSADAKPAEVPESVSGRTEDAVSAREEPRPLVAARTAPAARTPRGDGLAPLPRRVPQTSLVDELREESAPERDDDSLDDFTAEAAASSLAGFQRGTLRARDEDPAAPPRQATADSLPSTPPADR; this is encoded by the coding sequence ATGTCTCGACGGACAGGTGCCCGGCGCCGTCTCGGTTCCATACGCCTCTCCCTGTGGCTGCTGGCCCTGGTGCCCAGCGTCACCCTCGCCGCCATGTGGGGTGTGACGACGATCCAGATGTTCTCGGAGGGCCTGCGGCTGCGCGACCAGACGGAGCTGAGCCGCTCGACCGGCGCCATGGGCACCGACGCGACGCTCGCGCTGCAGCGGGAACGCAGCCTGTCCGCCGCCTGGCTGGCCTCGCCGCACGGCTCCCGGACCGCCCTCGACGCGCAGCGCGAGGAGACCGACAAGGCCGTCGCGAAGCTGGTCGGGCAGGCCGACGCGATCGAGAAGGCGCCTGCCCGCATCTCCGACCGGCTGTACTCGGTGCTGGGCTCGGTGGGAAGCCTGGAGTACTACCGGGACCAGGTGGACGACCCCACCGACATCACCCCCCAGCAGGCGCTGGACCAGTACTCCTCGATCATCGACGACCAGATCCACGCCTTCCAGGAGCTCTCCCAGGTCGACGACGGCGACCTCACCTCGCAGGCCGGCCCGCTGGTCGCGCTGGAACACGCGGCGGAGCTGGTCTCCCGGGAGGACGCGCAGCTGACCCTGGCCTGGCCGTCGGGACATCTGGACGACAAGGCGTGGGTGCAGTACGCGGAACTCGTCAACACCCGGCGCTGGCTGGTCCAGGACCAGGTCGTGCCCCAGCTCACCGGCGAGGCCAAGGCACGGACCGAGCGGATCCTGGCGAGCCCGGAGTGGCGGACGCTGGAGTCGATCGAGGACCAGGTGCTGGCGGCCCGGAACTCCAGCGCCGACGCGGACCGGATCGCCCTGCCGGACGCCCAGAAGCGGTGGAACGCCGCCATGGACAAGCTGTCCGCGCACTACGCGAGCCTCATCGAGCAGCAGACGACGGGGCTGCTGGAGCGCAGTGCCGACAAGGCGGACGGGACGCTGATCAAGGCGGCGTCCCTGAGCGCCGGCGGACTGCTCGCGCTGCTGCTGTGCGTCGGCATGTCCTGGCGGATCACCCGCTCGCTGTCCCGGCGGCTGCGCGGTCTGCGCCTGGCCACGCTCAGCCTCGCCGAGGAGCGGCTGCCGGACGTGGTGGCGCGGCTGGAGCGGGGCGAGACGGTCGACCCGGAGTCGGCGACGACCCCGCTGGACTACGGGCACGACGAACTCGGCCAGGTGGCCCAGGCGTTCAACACCGCCCAGCGCACGGCCGTGCACACCGCGGTCGAACTCGCCGACACCCGGCGCGGCTTCCAGAAGGTCATCCTGGGCATCGCCCGGCAGAGCCAGAACCTGGTCAACCTCCAGCTCAGCAAGCTCGACGCGCTGGAGCGCGAGCACAGCGACCCCGACATCCTCAAGGGCCTGTACGAACTGGACTCCACAGCCAGCCAGTTGCGTCGCTACGAGGAGAACCTCGTCATCGTCAGCGGCGAACGGCCGGGCCGCAGCTGGGCCGAGCCGGTCGCGCTGATGGACATCCTGCGCAGCGCGGTCGGCGAGGTCGCCGAGTACCAGCGGGTGGACGTGCACACCGAGGAGGAGGTGTACGTCGCCCCTCCCGCGGTCGCCGACGTCATCCATCTGCTGGCCGAGCTCATCGACAACGCGACCGCCTACTCCCCCGCCCCGAGCCCCGTCACGGTGCGGGCCGGGATGGTCGCCAAGGGCCTCGCCGTCGAGGTCGAGGACCGCGGCCTCGGCATGTCGGAGGAGGACTACGCGTCCTTCAACGAACAGCTCGCGGTGCCCCCGCAGTTCGACGTGGTCGCCCTCGCCGACGATCTGCGCCTCGGCATGTTCGTGATCGCCCAGCTCGCCCACCGGCACGGCATCACCGCCACCCTGCGGCTGTCGCCGTACGGCGGGACCACGGCGATCGTGCTGATACCGCACGACATCGTGGTCCGGGAGACCCCGTCGCCCGAGCAGGACTCGGCGGACGCCAAGCCCGCCGAGGTGCCCGAGAGCGTCTCCGGCAGAACCGAGGACGCCGTTTCCGCTCGTGAGGAGCCTCGGCCCCTCGTCGCGGCCCGGACCGCACCCGCCGCTCGCACCCCCCGCGGGGACGGTCTCGCCCCGCTGCCCCGGCGGGTGCCGCAGACCAGCCTGGTCGACGAACTGCGTGAGGAGTCCGCGCCCGAGCGCGACGACGACTCCCTCGACGACTTCACCGCGGAAGCCGCCGCCTCCTCCCTGGCCGGTTTCCAGCGCGGCACGCTCCGGGCCCGTGACGAGGACCCGGCCGCACCACCCCGGCAGGCCACCGCCGATTCCCTCCCCTCGACTCCGCCCGCCGACCGCTGA
- a CDS encoding roadblock/LC7 domain-containing protein produces the protein MTRPIPATHTQLDQLLTGLVERVADVNQAVVLSEDGLVVSKSTGFLRDDAERLAATASGLMSLSKGVSMDFRGGPVRQALIEMANSYLILTSAGPGAHLVVLTGPGADVGVVAYQMNMLVKKIGEHLSAAPRGMAGPVVDPGV, from the coding sequence ATGACACGCCCCATCCCCGCCACCCACACCCAGCTCGACCAGCTGCTGACCGGACTCGTGGAGCGGGTCGCCGATGTGAACCAGGCCGTGGTGCTCTCCGAGGACGGCCTGGTGGTCAGCAAGTCCACCGGGTTCCTGCGCGACGACGCCGAGCGGCTCGCGGCGACCGCGTCCGGTCTGATGAGCCTGAGCAAGGGCGTCAGCATGGACTTCCGGGGCGGTCCGGTGCGCCAGGCACTCATCGAGATGGCCAACAGCTATCTGATCCTGACCTCCGCCGGCCCCGGCGCCCATCTGGTGGTGCTGACCGGCCCGGGCGCGGACGTCGGTGTGGTGGCGTACCAGATGAACATGCTGGTGAAGAAGATCGGCGAGCACCTCAGCGCGGCACCGCGGGGCATGGCCGGACCCGTCGTCGACCCAGGCGTGTGA
- a CDS encoding DUF742 domain-containing protein produces MGEGDSAGRLVRPFALTGGRTRPSRADFTLIATVTAVDPPPATAARCQPEHTRILRLCAEPLAVAELAARLDLPVSVVVILLCDLLEAGRITVRPPRLVSRTTPDLDLLQKVRDGLGRL; encoded by the coding sequence GTGGGCGAAGGCGACTCGGCGGGCCGGCTCGTACGACCGTTCGCGCTGACCGGTGGCCGGACCCGGCCCAGCCGCGCCGACTTCACGCTCATCGCGACGGTGACCGCGGTCGATCCGCCGCCGGCCACCGCGGCCCGGTGCCAGCCCGAGCACACCCGCATCCTGAGGCTGTGTGCCGAGCCGCTCGCCGTGGCGGAGCTGGCCGCGCGGCTGGACCTGCCGGTGAGCGTGGTCGTCATCCTGCTCTGCGACCTGCTGGAGGCGGGCCGGATCACCGTACGCCCGCCGCGCCTCGTCTCCCGTACCACTCCGGACCTGGACCTGCTGCAGAAAGTGAGGGACGGCCTTGGCCGGCTCTGA
- a CDS encoding GTP-binding protein, protein MAGSDPVTDASSAPDTVKILIAGGFGVGKTTMVGSVSEIAPLRTEEPLTMAGLGIDDLDGIEEKRATTVALDFGRITISRELVLYLFGTPGQQRFWFMWNDLALGALGAVVLVDVRRPESSFAAIDFFERRKIPFVVGVNGFHGKHPYPPEDIRDALALPEHVRVLLCDARDRESCRDVLIALIDQLIASAVQA, encoded by the coding sequence TTGGCCGGCTCTGACCCCGTCACGGACGCGTCCTCGGCACCCGACACGGTCAAGATCCTCATCGCCGGAGGCTTCGGCGTGGGCAAGACCACCATGGTCGGGTCGGTCAGCGAGATCGCCCCGCTGCGCACCGAGGAACCCCTGACCATGGCCGGTCTGGGCATCGACGACCTCGACGGCATCGAGGAGAAGCGCGCCACCACGGTGGCCCTGGACTTCGGCAGAATCACCATCAGCCGGGAACTGGTGCTGTACCTGTTCGGTACACCGGGGCAGCAGCGGTTCTGGTTCATGTGGAACGACCTGGCGCTCGGCGCGCTGGGCGCCGTGGTCCTGGTCGACGTCCGCAGACCCGAGTCCAGTTTCGCCGCGATCGACTTCTTCGAACGCCGGAAGATCCCGTTCGTCGTCGGGGTCAACGGCTTCCACGGCAAGCACCCGTATCCGCCCGAGGACATCCGGGACGCCCTCGCCTTGCCGGAGCATGTGCGGGTGCTGCTGTGCGACGCGCGGGACCGGGAGTCGTGCCGGGACGTGCTGATCGCCCTGATCGACCAGTTGATCGCGTCGGCCGTGCAGGCCTAG
- a CDS encoding ABC transporter substrate-binding protein, with protein sequence MTTRKSSTRSISRHPGAAAVALAAAAALLGGCSSGGTSDDPLKGGGAEGGAVVVGSNNFAESILLADIYGEALKAKGIKVTYKPNIGSRETTYGLMKNGSVTVLPEYNGSLLAYLDAKAKPKTVEETTTAINGKLDSQLELLKPSAAQNKDSVTVNAETAKKYKLTADSSIADLKDVAKDLDFGGSPEFQTRHQGLVGLKSVYGLEFKSFKSLDAGGPLTQAALKKNTVQAADLFTTDPTIARDKFVVLKDPENLFGFQNVQPLVRKGELSKEGAAALDAVSAKLDTKALLELDARVQLEKQDPLDVAKAWLKSAGLT encoded by the coding sequence ATGACTACACGGAAGAGCAGCACCCGGTCCATATCGAGGCACCCCGGCGCGGCAGCGGTCGCGCTGGCCGCGGCGGCAGCTCTTCTCGGGGGCTGTTCCTCCGGCGGCACCTCCGACGACCCGCTCAAGGGCGGCGGGGCGGAGGGCGGGGCCGTCGTCGTCGGCTCCAACAACTTCGCCGAGTCCATCCTGCTCGCCGACATCTACGGCGAGGCCCTCAAGGCCAAGGGCATCAAGGTCACCTACAAGCCCAACATCGGCAGCCGCGAGACCACCTACGGCCTGATGAAGAACGGCAGCGTCACGGTGCTGCCGGAGTACAACGGCTCCCTGCTGGCCTACCTCGACGCCAAGGCCAAGCCGAAGACGGTCGAGGAGACCACGACCGCCATCAACGGCAAGCTCGACTCCCAGCTGGAGCTGCTGAAGCCGTCGGCCGCGCAGAACAAGGACTCCGTGACGGTCAACGCGGAGACCGCGAAGAAGTACAAGCTGACCGCGGACTCCTCCATCGCGGACCTCAAGGACGTCGCGAAGGACCTGGACTTCGGCGGCTCCCCGGAGTTCCAGACCCGGCACCAGGGCCTGGTGGGCCTGAAGTCCGTCTACGGTCTCGAGTTCAAGTCCTTCAAGTCCCTCGACGCGGGCGGTCCGCTGACCCAGGCGGCGCTGAAGAAGAACACCGTGCAGGCCGCGGACCTCTTCACCACCGACCCGACCATCGCCCGGGACAAGTTCGTCGTCCTGAAGGACCCGGAGAACCTCTTCGGCTTCCAGAACGTGCAGCCGCTGGTCCGCAAGGGCGAGCTGTCCAAGGAGGGCGCCGCGGCACTCGACGCGGTCTCGGCCAAGCTCGACACGAAGGCCCTGCTCGAACTGGACGCGCGGGTACAGCTGGAGAAGCAGGACCCGCTGGACGTCGCCAAGGCCTGGCTGAAGTCGGCGGGCCTGACCTGA
- a CDS encoding ABC transporter permease — protein sequence MNVLNFVHAFFSDSAHWQGYDGIPARLGEHVQYTLEALLLAAAIGLPIGLVTGHYGRGGNALSLVATAGRALPSFGLLVLMTTLLGFGMLPVMIPLVILAVPPILVTTYEAMRSVDPSPVDAARGMGMHESRILFQVELPVALPLILSGLRSAAIQIVSTATIAAYVSLGGLGRYIVDGLYQRNYEKVVGGATLVAVLALVTLALFWAAARVAVSPGVRRR from the coding sequence GTGAACGTACTCAACTTCGTCCACGCGTTCTTCAGCGACAGCGCCCACTGGCAGGGCTACGACGGCATCCCGGCCCGGCTCGGGGAGCACGTCCAGTACACCCTGGAGGCGCTGCTCCTGGCCGCCGCGATCGGGCTGCCGATCGGCCTGGTCACCGGGCACTACGGGCGCGGCGGCAACGCCCTGTCCCTGGTCGCCACCGCCGGGCGGGCCCTGCCCAGCTTCGGTCTGCTGGTGCTGATGACCACCCTGCTGGGCTTCGGGATGCTGCCCGTGATGATCCCGCTGGTCATCCTCGCCGTCCCGCCGATCCTGGTCACCACCTACGAGGCGATGCGCTCCGTCGACCCCTCGCCGGTGGACGCCGCCCGCGGCATGGGCATGCACGAGTCCCGGATCCTCTTCCAGGTGGAACTGCCGGTCGCCCTGCCGCTGATCCTCAGCGGTCTGCGCTCGGCGGCCATCCAGATCGTGTCGACGGCCACCATCGCCGCCTACGTCAGCCTGGGCGGTCTCGGCCGCTACATCGTGGACGGCCTTTACCAGCGCAACTACGAGAAGGTGGTGGGCGGCGCGACGCTGGTGGCCGTCCTCGCGCTGGTCACGCTCGCCCTGTTCTGGGCGGCGGCCCGGGTCGCGGTGTCTCCGGGTGTGCGCAGGAGATGA
- a CDS encoding ABC transporter permease, whose product MSEYLHDFFDIPSDLQHSWFGLIGLHLREALLPVAAGLLLALPIAQLCVRFRWLYPPVLGLTTVLYAIPSLAFFVVLIDYTGQTELTVMIPLAVYSLVVLVPAIVDGVRSVPPETLAAATAMGFGPVRRYFQVQLPIAVPAIIAGLRVATVSSISLVSVGMLIGNQGALGNLLHDAQIYNRPELTWNSVITTALLAILVDALLVLVRVLLTPWMPSGRARRKPAPALEEAAR is encoded by the coding sequence ATGAGCGAGTACCTCCACGACTTCTTCGACATCCCGAGCGATCTCCAGCACAGCTGGTTCGGGCTGATCGGGCTGCACTTGAGGGAGGCCCTGCTGCCGGTGGCGGCCGGACTGCTCCTGGCACTGCCGATCGCCCAGCTCTGTGTGCGCTTCCGCTGGCTGTACCCGCCCGTCCTCGGCCTGACGACCGTCCTCTACGCGATCCCGTCCCTGGCGTTCTTCGTGGTCCTCATCGACTACACCGGGCAGACCGAACTCACCGTCATGATCCCGCTGGCCGTGTACAGCCTGGTGGTGCTCGTCCCGGCGATCGTCGACGGGGTGCGCTCGGTGCCCCCGGAGACCCTGGCCGCCGCCACCGCCATGGGCTTCGGGCCCGTACGGCGGTACTTCCAGGTGCAGTTGCCGATCGCGGTACCGGCGATCATCGCGGGCCTCAGGGTGGCGACCGTGTCGAGCATCTCCCTCGTCAGCGTCGGCATGCTCATCGGCAACCAGGGCGCGCTCGGCAATCTGCTCCACGACGCGCAGATCTACAACCGGCCCGAGCTCACCTGGAACTCCGTGATCACCACGGCGCTCCTGGCGATCCTCGTCGACGCCCTGCTGGTCCTCGTCCGGGTGCTGCTGACGCCCTGGATGCCGAGCGGGAGGGCCCGTCGCAAGCCGGCGCCCGCCCTTGAGGAAGCCGCCCGGTGA
- a CDS encoding ABC transporter ATP-binding protein has translation MIRIESVTKRYPDGTVAVDRLSMEIPDRSITVLVGPSGCGKTTTLRMINRMVEPSEGTILLDGEDIQRQPVTTLRRSMGYVIQNAGLFQHRTIVDNIATVPRMLGWGKQKARARAAELMERVGLDAALAKRYPYQLSGGQQQRVGVARALAADPPVLLMDEPFSAVDPVVRKVLQDELLRIQEELGKTIVFVTHDIDEAIKLGTMVAVLREGGHLAQYAPPAELLSNPADSFVEDFLGADRGIRGLSFFPSAGLTLTTDPVIRVDATAEQIAAPDAPWLLVTDADGRPLGWSAPDDLTAGDIRPDRLLSHGRPFVPGTDSLRAALDCAVLSPTGWAVAVDAGGRVTGVVEQHTIGEAIRSAHEARRDDERDDEKVAG, from the coding sequence TTGATACGGATCGAATCAGTCACCAAGCGGTACCCGGACGGCACGGTGGCGGTCGACCGGCTCTCCATGGAGATACCCGACCGCTCGATCACCGTCCTCGTCGGACCCTCGGGCTGCGGCAAGACGACCACCCTGCGGATGATCAACAGAATGGTCGAGCCGAGCGAGGGAACGATCCTCCTCGACGGCGAGGACATCCAGCGGCAGCCCGTCACCACCCTGCGCCGGTCCATGGGCTACGTCATCCAGAACGCCGGACTCTTCCAGCACCGCACGATCGTCGACAACATCGCGACCGTGCCCCGCATGCTCGGCTGGGGCAAGCAGAAGGCCCGGGCCCGGGCGGCCGAACTGATGGAGCGCGTGGGCCTCGACGCCGCGCTCGCCAAGCGGTACCCGTACCAGCTGTCCGGCGGCCAGCAGCAGCGCGTCGGCGTGGCCCGGGCGCTCGCCGCCGACCCGCCGGTGCTGCTCATGGACGAGCCGTTCTCGGCGGTCGACCCCGTGGTGCGCAAGGTCCTCCAGGACGAACTGCTGCGCATCCAGGAAGAGCTGGGCAAGACCATCGTCTTCGTCACCCACGACATCGACGAGGCGATCAAGCTCGGCACGATGGTCGCCGTACTGCGGGAAGGCGGCCACCTCGCCCAGTACGCACCGCCCGCCGAACTGCTCTCCAACCCCGCCGACTCCTTCGTCGAGGACTTCCTCGGCGCCGACCGCGGCATCCGGGGCCTGTCCTTCTTCCCGTCCGCCGGGCTCACGCTCACGACCGACCCGGTGATCCGGGTCGACGCCACCGCCGAGCAGATCGCCGCTCCCGACGCCCCCTGGCTCCTGGTGACCGACGCCGACGGCAGGCCGCTCGGCTGGAGCGCGCCGGACGATCTGACGGCCGGTGACATCAGGCCCGACCGGCTCCTGTCCCACGGGCGGCCGTTCGTGCCCGGCACCGACTCGCTGCGGGCCGCCCTCGACTGCGCCGTGCTCTCCCCGACCGGCTGGGCCGTCGCCGTGGACGCCGGCGGACGGGTCACCGGAGTGGTCGAACAGCACACCATCGGCGAGGCCATCCGCAGCGCCCACGAGGCACGGCGCGACGACGAGCGCGACGACGAGAAGGTCGCCGGATGA
- a CDS encoding sensor histidine kinase, translating to MIARLRSTYRRMRLGTRLALGLGALALVVFAVVGTALTTYMRDYLSAQLDTQLAQAQIAQSKSIADYGTLSGKKYYSWFYAVYDVSDGRPELRRPEDPADLPKDVDDFTSLARAQTAAHTEVLRTEHLKGAGSYRLRACQVEPGVVLVSAAPMEDIEDTVGQLITIQVVIFGAALLALVVFGRRTLRRGLKPLSDMASTAHGIASHDLTESAARLSLRADGRDGGPEVDELRTAFNTMLEHIDHSLGVRAEAEQRLRRFVADASHELRTPLMSVRGYADLFQYAAANAPEERDRHLARLRAEAARMGVLLDDLLLLARLDAAEVEEPLRLEDADLVELAGQAADAFRAGRPDHELTVLAGPRPVRLRMDPLRIRQVVDNLLANAAVHTPAGTKVSVEVCVAPGSAEVRVADTGPGIPPDDRARVFDRFYRVDKARSRDRGGSGLGLAVAQSLVRAHGGRIELDSEPGATVFTVRLPLNGNGNEPPAAQGPENTAV from the coding sequence GTGATCGCCCGGCTGCGGAGCACCTACCGCAGGATGCGCCTGGGCACCCGGCTGGCCCTCGGCCTCGGCGCCCTGGCGCTGGTCGTGTTCGCCGTCGTCGGCACCGCCCTGACCACCTATATGCGGGACTACCTCTCGGCCCAGCTCGACACCCAGCTCGCCCAGGCCCAGATCGCCCAGTCCAAGAGCATCGCGGACTACGGCACCCTCTCGGGCAAGAAGTACTACAGCTGGTTCTACGCCGTGTACGACGTCTCGGACGGCAGACCCGAGCTCCGCAGACCCGAGGACCCCGCCGACCTGCCCAAGGACGTCGACGACTTCACCTCCCTGGCCCGGGCGCAGACCGCCGCGCACACCGAGGTCCTGCGCACCGAGCACCTCAAGGGCGCCGGCTCCTACCGGCTGCGCGCCTGCCAGGTGGAGCCCGGGGTCGTCCTGGTCAGCGCCGCGCCCATGGAGGACATCGAGGACACGGTCGGGCAGCTCATCACCATCCAGGTCGTCATCTTCGGGGCCGCGCTGCTCGCGCTGGTCGTCTTCGGCCGCAGGACGCTGCGCCGCGGACTGAAGCCCCTCAGCGACATGGCGTCCACCGCGCACGGCATCGCCTCGCACGATCTGACCGAGTCCGCGGCCCGGCTGTCGCTGCGCGCCGACGGCCGGGACGGCGGGCCCGAGGTGGACGAACTGCGGACCGCCTTCAACACGATGCTGGAGCACATCGACCACTCCCTCGGCGTGCGCGCCGAGGCCGAGCAGCGGCTGCGCCGCTTCGTCGCCGACGCCTCGCACGAGCTGCGCACCCCGCTGATGTCGGTACGCGGCTACGCCGACCTCTTCCAGTACGCCGCCGCCAACGCCCCCGAGGAACGCGACCGGCATCTGGCCCGGCTGCGCGCCGAGGCCGCCCGCATGGGCGTCCTCCTGGACGACCTGCTGCTGCTCGCCCGGCTGGACGCGGCGGAGGTGGAGGAGCCGCTGCGACTGGAGGACGCCGACCTGGTCGAGTTGGCGGGCCAGGCCGCGGACGCCTTCCGCGCGGGCCGTCCCGACCATGAGCTGACCGTGCTCGCGGGTCCGCGTCCGGTGCGGCTGCGGATGGACCCGCTGCGCATCCGGCAGGTCGTCGACAACCTCCTCGCCAACGCCGCCGTGCACACCCCCGCCGGGACGAAGGTGTCCGTGGAGGTGTGCGTCGCGCCCGGCTCGGCCGAGGTGCGGGTCGCCGACACCGGTCCGGGCATCCCGCCCGACGACCGGGCCCGGGTCTTCGACCGCTTCTACCGCGTCGACAAGGCCCGCAGCCGCGACCGCGGCGGCAGCGGCCTCGGCCTCGCGGTCGCCCAGTCCCTCGTCCGGGCCCACGGCGGTCGCATCGAGCTGGACAGCGAGCCGGGGGCGACGGTGTTCACCGTCCGCCTGCCGCTGAACGGGAACGGGAATGAGCCACCGGCCGCCCAGGGGCCGGAAAACACCGCGGTCTAG
- a CDS encoding response regulator transcription factor: MEKVRLLVVDDDPPIADLVATVARYEGWDAVTAYTGEDALKRAAEFHPDIVVLDLMLPGVDGFGVLDRLRASGTMVPVVFLTARDGVADRVAGLTRGGDDYLVKPFAVEELMARLRTVLRRSAGPSFQRSVLQVGDLTMDEDTREVRRGERLLSLTPTEYEVLRYLMRKSPTVLTKAQILDHVWEYGFGGRSNVVELVVSRLRRKLDETDDGGAPLIHTVRGFGYVLRQASE; the protein is encoded by the coding sequence GTGGAAAAAGTACGCCTCCTCGTCGTCGACGACGACCCGCCCATCGCCGATCTCGTCGCGACCGTCGCCCGCTACGAGGGCTGGGACGCGGTCACGGCGTACACCGGCGAGGACGCGCTGAAGCGGGCCGCCGAGTTCCACCCGGACATCGTGGTGCTCGACCTGATGCTGCCCGGCGTGGACGGCTTCGGCGTCCTGGACCGGCTGCGCGCCTCCGGGACGATGGTGCCGGTGGTGTTCCTCACCGCGCGCGACGGCGTCGCCGACCGGGTCGCGGGCCTGACGCGGGGCGGTGACGACTACCTGGTCAAGCCGTTCGCCGTGGAGGAGCTGATGGCCCGGCTGCGGACCGTGCTGCGGCGCAGCGCCGGACCCTCCTTCCAGCGGTCCGTGCTCCAGGTCGGCGATCTGACGATGGACGAGGACACCCGCGAGGTGCGGCGCGGCGAGCGGCTGCTGTCGCTGACCCCGACCGAGTACGAGGTGCTGCGCTACCTCATGCGCAAGTCGCCCACCGTCCTCACGAAGGCGCAGATCCTCGACCACGTCTGGGAGTACGGCTTCGGCGGCCGCTCCAACGTCGTCGAGCTGGTCGTCAGCCGGCTGCGCCGCAAGCTCGACGAGACCGACGACGGCGGCGCGCCCCTGATCCACACCGTGCGGGGCTTCGGATACGTGCTGCGGCAGGCCTCCGAGTGA
- a CDS encoding ferredoxin reductase family protein: MTTLQEPPAATRAGVRPRVVGRTGLYALLLANAVVVAVFFVQAGFASNTLIVLGRLTGLYGSLLMAFQLLLVARLPWFDRRIGMDRLTSWHRWTGFSVLWLLLAHAVFIVFGYAQSSSLDPVNQLVDLAETVEGVLRAITALAIVIVVGVVSARSARRRLAYETWHFIHLYTYVAVVLAFTHQVAAGTTFTSSTAAKTYWYAVWGLALASVFVGRLVLPLWRNLRHQLRVTAVVPESDHVVSVYITGRDLDRLPARAGQFFLWRFLTKDRWWQANPFSLSAAPDGRTLRLTAKRAGDGSEALRHLKVGTRVFAEGPYGAFTTLHRTRPDAVLIAGGVGVTPIRALLEELRGHAVVIYRVATDQDAVLYDELRDLAHAKGAELHLVTGPPVPDLLAPGELTRLVPDIAGRDIYLCGPPPMMNAVLGSLRELDVPKAQIHFERFSLAG, from the coding sequence GTGACGACCCTCCAAGAACCTCCCGCGGCGACCCGCGCGGGCGTGCGCCCCAGAGTGGTGGGGCGCACCGGCCTGTACGCGCTGCTGCTCGCCAACGCGGTCGTGGTGGCCGTGTTCTTCGTCCAGGCCGGCTTCGCCTCGAACACGCTGATCGTGCTGGGCCGGCTGACCGGGCTGTACGGTTCGCTGCTCATGGCGTTCCAGCTGCTGCTGGTGGCGCGGCTGCCGTGGTTCGACCGGCGGATCGGCATGGACCGGCTGACGTCCTGGCACCGCTGGACGGGCTTCTCGGTGCTGTGGCTGCTGCTCGCGCACGCGGTGTTCATCGTCTTCGGCTACGCACAGTCCTCGTCCCTGGACCCGGTGAACCAGCTCGTGGACCTCGCCGAGACCGTCGAGGGCGTGCTGCGCGCGATCACCGCCCTGGCGATCGTCATCGTGGTGGGTGTGGTCTCGGCCCGCTCCGCCCGGCGCCGGCTGGCCTACGAGACCTGGCACTTCATCCATCTGTACACCTACGTCGCGGTGGTGCTGGCGTTCACGCACCAGGTCGCGGCGGGCACGACGTTCACCTCGTCGACCGCGGCGAAGACGTACTGGTACGCCGTGTGGGGCCTGGCCCTCGCCTCGGTCTTCGTGGGGCGTCTGGTGCTGCCGCTGTGGCGCAACCTCCGCCACCAGCTCCGTGTGACGGCGGTCGTCCCCGAGAGCGACCACGTGGTCTCCGTCTACATCACGGGCCGCGACCTGGACCGGCTGCCCGCGCGGGCCGGACAGTTCTTCCTGTGGCGGTTCCTGACGAAGGACCGCTGGTGGCAGGCCAACCCGTTCTCGCTGTCCGCCGCGCCGGACGGCCGTACGCTGCGGCTGACCGCCAAGCGCGCGGGCGACGGCAGCGAGGCCCTGCGGCACCTGAAGGTGGGCACCCGCGTGTTCGCCGAGGGCCCCTACGGCGCCTTCACCACCCTGCACCGCACCCGCCCCGACGCGGTGCTCATCGCGGGCGGCGTCGGAGTCACGCCGATCCGGGCCCTGCTGGAGGAGCTGCGCGGCCACGCGGTCGTGATCTACCGGGTCGCCACGGACCAGGACGCCGTCCTCTACGACGAACTGCGCGACCTCGCGCACGCCAAGGGCGCCGAACTGCACCTGGTGACCGGCCCGCCCGTGCCGGACCTGCTGGCGCCCGGGGAACTCACCCGGCTGGTGCCGGACATCGCCGGGCGGGACATCTATCTGTGCGGCCCGCCGCCGATGATGAACGCCGTGCTCGGCAGCCTGCGCGAACTCGACGTGCCCAAGGCGCAGATCCACTTCGAACGCTTCAGCCTGGCCGGATGA